In one Candidatus Eisenbacteria bacterium genomic region, the following are encoded:
- a CDS encoding A/G-specific adenine glycosylase gives MSPARGVSPRAATGFRRALHSWYRRHHRPLPWRGTRDPYSVWVSEVLLQQTRVSTVLERYPAFLEAFPDIASLARAPESRVLAAWSGLGYYRRARMLHRAARLLRDQHAGRFPGEFEAIAALPGVGRSTAGAIYSIAFDRPAPILDGNVARVLQRLHAAPGGGAPAPARLWAMAEALLPARSGHVHSQAMMELGAMVCTPLAPRCGDCPVARWCGARAHGLQQRVPAPRPRAKGVAVDEHAAVAWRGSKLVLERRPQGGQLDGLVGLPLAGSRTALLGRLGRGARVSGELPMVRHSILNRRMRTFVWEAELPTGARLAPGLETFTPARIFEQPLDGTARKVLRARLEAERPRQ, from the coding sequence GTGAGTCCCGCCCGGGGCGTCTCCCCCCGGGCCGCCACCGGGTTCCGGCGCGCGCTCCACTCCTGGTATCGCCGGCATCATCGCCCGCTCCCGTGGCGCGGGACCCGCGATCCCTACTCAGTGTGGGTCTCCGAGGTCCTGCTGCAGCAGACGCGGGTGAGCACCGTGCTGGAGCGCTACCCTGCATTCCTGGAGGCCTTCCCCGACATCGCTTCCCTGGCGCGCGCCCCGGAGTCCCGGGTGCTGGCCGCGTGGTCGGGGCTGGGCTACTACCGGCGCGCGCGCATGCTGCACCGCGCCGCGCGGCTGCTGCGGGACCAGCACGCGGGCCGCTTCCCCGGGGAATTCGAGGCCATCGCGGCACTGCCCGGCGTGGGGCGCAGCACGGCCGGCGCCATCTACTCCATCGCCTTCGACCGCCCCGCGCCCATCCTCGACGGAAATGTGGCGCGGGTGCTGCAGCGCCTGCACGCCGCACCCGGCGGCGGCGCGCCCGCCCCGGCGCGGCTCTGGGCCATGGCGGAGGCGCTGCTGCCCGCACGCAGCGGCCACGTGCACAGCCAGGCGATGATGGAACTGGGGGCGATGGTATGCACCCCCCTCGCGCCGCGCTGCGGGGATTGTCCGGTGGCCCGCTGGTGCGGCGCGCGCGCCCACGGCCTGCAGCAGCGCGTGCCGGCGCCGCGTCCCCGCGCGAAGGGCGTCGCGGTGGACGAACACGCCGCGGTGGCGTGGCGGGGATCGAAGCTGGTGCTGGAGCGACGGCCGCAGGGCGGACAGCTGGACGGGCTGGTAGGACTGCCGCTGGCCGGATCGCGCACGGCGCTGCTCGGGCGACTGGGGCGCGGCGCGCGCGTGAGCGGGGAGCTGCCCATGGTGCGCCACTCGATCCTCAACCGGCGCATGCGCACGTTTGTCTGGGAGGCGGAGCTGCCGACCGGAGCGCGGCTGGCACCGGGACTCGAGACCTTCACACCGGCGCGCATCTTCGAACAACCCCTGGATGGGACTGCGCGGAAGGTGCTGCGGGCGCGGCTGGAGGCGGAACGCCCGCGTCAGTAA
- the sdhB gene encoding succinate dehydrogenase iron-sulfur subunit, producing the protein MSTATVDFRIQRRDSAGSPPRWEEFRVPLVPGMNVISALMEIRRNPVTRAGLPTTPPVWECSCLEEVCGACTMVINGVPRQSCSALVESLKQPIELRPLSKFPVIRDLAVDRSKMFSALKRVKAWIPIDGTYDLGPGPRLSAAQQEYAYLYARCMTCGCCMEACPQYHEGSDFIGPAPMAQVELFNTHPTGAMNRAERLDQILGPGGISDCGKAENCVRVCPKEIPLTDALANLYRASTGHWLRSLFRK; encoded by the coding sequence GTGAGCACGGCCACGGTAGACTTCCGCATTCAGCGCCGCGATTCCGCCGGATCGCCCCCCCGCTGGGAGGAGTTCCGGGTACCGCTGGTGCCGGGCATGAACGTGATCTCCGCGCTTATGGAGATCCGCCGCAACCCGGTCACCAGGGCGGGCTTGCCCACCACACCCCCGGTGTGGGAGTGCAGCTGCCTCGAAGAGGTGTGCGGCGCCTGCACCATGGTCATCAACGGCGTGCCGCGGCAGTCCTGTTCCGCGCTGGTGGAGAGCCTGAAGCAGCCCATCGAGCTGCGCCCGCTGAGCAAGTTCCCGGTGATCCGCGACCTGGCGGTGGACCGCTCGAAGATGTTCTCCGCGCTGAAGCGGGTGAAGGCCTGGATCCCCATCGACGGCACCTACGACCTGGGGCCGGGGCCGCGCCTGAGCGCGGCGCAGCAGGAGTACGCCTACCTCTACGCGCGCTGCATGACCTGCGGCTGCTGCATGGAGGCCTGCCCGCAGTACCACGAGGGCAGCGACTTCATCGGCCCGGCGCCGATGGCGCAGGTGGAGCTGTTCAACACCCACCCCACCGGGGCCATGAACCGCGCCGAGCGGCTGGACCAGATCCTGGGACCGGGCGGAATCAGCGACTGCGGCAAGGCGGAGAACTGCGTGCGGGTGTGCCCCAAGGAGATCCCGCTCACCGACGCCCTGGCCAACCTCTACCGGGCGTCCACGGGTCACTGGCTCAGGAGTCTGTTCCGGAAGTGA